The proteins below come from a single Camelus bactrianus isolate YW-2024 breed Bactrian camel chromosome 2, ASM4877302v1, whole genome shotgun sequence genomic window:
- the DSPP gene encoding dentin sialophosphoprotein, which produces MKIIIYFCIWVVAWAIPVPQIKPLERHAVNKDVNLNLLAKPKVPIQDELNANDTTKESGVPMYEKEREMQQYTKDGYKGEGNGSEWAEVEKSSTQSTVANEEGNTEGLKGGAGKPETYGHDGIHGQEDSATVNGIRGQVSIIDSADTANGSDINGIVDKHSENGGVGNASQSEDATVVQEDGPQAAGSNNSTGHEDEINGNFCRNGGESSAVTPQREGERSGNEETGVTPGGSRIGNREDVGLDNSDGSASGNGADEDEDKGSGDDEGEETGNGGKGTENSKGQEGQPHGKEDDDDNSLGQNSVSSEDGDPGDKKDSHAVDGDNTSKSEEESDRIPEDNGSQRIEDTQKPSHKEIKAVENGITEKLEPPAIGKSQDKGTEVEVPSSGLRNNITKETGKVNEDKESKGQNGMIVGKGNVKTQGEVDIMQGLGQKSEPGNKLGPSKTHSDSNSDGYDSNEFDEESMQGDDPNSSDESNGSEDANSEGDNNHSSRGDASYNSDESKDNGSDSNSQGGDDDDHDNTSDANDSDSDDNGNNGGDDNGNNGGDDNGKSDSSKDKSDDSDSNDSSDSSDSSDNKSDSSDSSDSSDSSDNKSDSSDSSDSSDSSDSSDSDSKSDSSDSSDSSDSSDSDSKSDSSDSSDSSDSSDSSDSSDSDSKSDSSDSSDSSDSSDSDSKSDSSDSKSDSSDSSDSSDSSDSSDSSDSSDSDSKSDSSDSSDSSDSSDSSDSDSKSDSSDSSDSSDSSDSDSKSDSSDSSNSSDSSDSSDSSDSDSKSDSSDSSDSSDSSDSSDSSDSDSKSDSSDSSDSSDSSDSSDSDSKSDSSDSSDSSNSSDSSDSSDSSDSSDSSDSDSKSDSSDSSDSSDSSDSDSKSDSSDSSDSSNSSDSNDSSDSSDSDSKSDSSDSSDSSDSSDSSNSSDSSNSSDSSDSSDSSDSDSKSDSSDSSDSSDSSDSDSKSDSSASSDSSDSSDSSNSSDSSNSSDSSDSSDSSNSSDSSDSSDSSDSDSKSDSSDSSDSDSKSDSSDSSDSSDSSDSSDSSDSSDSSNSSDSSDSSDSSDGDSKSDSSDSSNSSDSSESSDSESDSSDESDSKSKPGNGNNSGSDSDSDSEGSDSNHSTSDD; this is translated from the exons atgaagataattatatatttttgcatttGGGTGGTAGCATGGGCCATTCCA GTTCCTCAGATCAAGCCATTGGAAAGACATGCTGTGAACAAAGATGTGAATTTAAATCTTCTGGCAAAACCGAAAGTGCCAATACAG GATGAGTTAAATGCCAATGATACCACCAAAGAAAGTGGTGTCCCCAtgtatgaaaaagaaagagaaatgcaaCAATATACCAAAGATGGTTACAAGGGAGAGGGGAATGGCTCTGAGTGGGCAGAAGTAGAAAAGAGTTCTACACAATCTACGGTAGCAAATGAAGAGGGGAACACTGAGGGTCTGAAAGGGGGCGCAGGAAAACCAGAAACATATGGTCATGATGGGATACATGGACAAGAAGATAGCGCCACCGTAAATGGCATCAGGGGGCAAGTAAGCATCATCGACAGTGCTGACACAGCAAATGGGAGCGATATTAATGGAATTGTTGATAAGCATTCAGAAAATGGGGGTGTTGGAAATGCAAGTCAGAGTGAGGATGCCACTGTTGTCCAAGAAGATGGACCTCAAGCAGCTGGAAGCAACAACAGTACAGGTCATGAGGATGAAATAAATGGGAATTTCTGTAGAAATGGGGGTGAATCAAGTGCAGTAACAccacagagagaaggagagagaagtgggaaTGAGGAAACAGGGGTTACACCAGGAGGAAGTAGAATTGGCAATAGAGAAGATGTTGGCCTGGATAATTCTGATGGAAGTGCTAGTGGGAATGGAGCAGATGAGGATGAAGACAAGGGCTCTGGTGATGATGAAGGTGAGGAAACAGGGAATGGAGGAAAGGGCACAGAAAACAGCAAGGGCCAGGAGGGTCAGCCTCATGGAAAagaagatgatgatgacaataGCTTAGGTCAAAATTCAGTTAGTAGTGAAGACGGTGACCCTGGGGACAAAAAAGACTCCCATGCTGTTGATGGAGACAACACCTCCAAGAGTGAGGAAGAGTCTGACCGTATTCCAGAAGACAATGGTAGTCAAAGAATAGAGGACACTCAAAAACCCAGtcacaaagaaatcaaagctgtGGAAAATGGAATCACTGAAAAATTAGAGCCACCTGCTATTGGGAAGAGCCAAGATAAG GGAACAGAAGTTGAAGTTCCCAGCAGTGGCCTCAGAAACAATATTACCAAAGAAACTGGGAAAGTCAATGAAGACAAAGAGAGTAAAGGCCAAAATGGAATGATTGTGGGCAAAGGAAATGTCAAGACCCAAGGAGAGGTTGACATCATGCAAGGACTTGGCCAGAAATCAGAACCTGGAAATAAGCTTGGACCCAGCAAAACACATAGTGACAGTAACAGTGATGGATATGACAGTAACGAGTTTGATGAAGAATCCATGCAAGGAGATGATCCCAACAGCAGTGATGAGTCTAATGGCAGTGAAGATGCCAATTCTGAAGGTGATAATAACCACAGTAGCCGAGGAGATGCTTCTTATAACTCTGATGAATCAAAAGATAATGGCAGTGACAGTAACTCACAAGGAGGAGACGATGATGATCATGATAACACATCAGATGCTAATGATAGTGACAGTGATGACAATGGTAACAATGGAGGTGATGACAATGGTAACAATGGAGGTGATGACAATGGCAAATCAGACAGCAGCAAAGATAAATCAGATGACAGTGACAGCAATGACAGTAGTGatagcagtgacagcagtgacaacAAGTCTGACAGTAGTGACAGCAGTGatagcagtgacagcagtgacaacAAGTCTGACAGTAGTGACAGCAGCGACAGTAGTGatagcagtgacagcagtgatagTGACAGCAAGTCAgacagcagtgacagcagtgacagcagtgacagcagtgatagTGACAGCAAGTCAgacagcagtgacagcagtgacagtAGTGACAGCAGCGACAGCAGTGACAGTAGTGATAGTGACAGCAAGTCAGACAGCAGTGACAGTAGCgacagcagtgacagcagtgatagTGACAGCAAGTCAGACAGCAGTGACAGCAAGTCAgacagcagtgacagcagtgacagcagtgacagtAGTGACAGCAGCgacagcagtgacagcagtgatagTGACAGCAAGTCAGACAGCAGTGACAGTAGCGACAGCAGTGACAGTAGTGACAGCAGTGATAGTGACAGCAAGTCAGACAGCAGTGACAGCAGCGACAGCAGTGACAGTAGTGATAGTGACAGCAAGTCAGACAGCAGTGACAGTAGCAACAGCAGTGATAGCAGTGACAGTAGTGACAGTAGTGATAGTGACAGCAAGTCAgacagcagtgacagcagtgacagcagtgacagtagcgacagcagtgacagcagtgatagTGACAGCAAGTCAGACAGCAGTGACAGTAGCGACAGCAGCGACAGCAGTGACAGTAGTGATAGTGACAGCAAGTCAGACAGCAGTGACAGTAGCGACAGCAGCAACAGCAGTGACAGTagtgacagcagtgacagcagcgacagcagtgacagcagtgatagTGACAGCAAGTCAGACAGCAGTGACAGTAGCgacagcagtgacagcagtgacagtGACAGCAAGTCAgacagcagtgacagcagtgacagtAGCAACAGCAGTGATAGCAATGACAGCAGTGACAGTAGTGATAGTGACAGCAAGTCAGACAGCAGTGACAGTagtgacagcagtgacagcagtgacagtAGCAACAGCAGTGACAGTAGCAACAGCAGTGATAGCAGTGACAGTAGTGACAGTAGTGATAGTGACAGCAAGTCAGACAGCAGTGACAGTAGTGACAGCAGTGACAGTAGTGATAGTGACAGCAAGTCAGACAGCAGTGCCAGTAGTGACAGCAGTGATAGCAGTGACAGTAGCAACAGCAGTGACAGTAGCAACAGCAGTGACAGTAGTGACAGCAGTGACAGTAGCAACAGCAGTGACAGCAGCGACAGCAGTGACAGTAGTGATAGTGACAGCAAGTCAgacagcagtgacagcagtgatagTGACAGCAAGTCAGACAGCAGTGACAGTAGCgacagcagtgacagcagtgacagtagcgacagcagtgacagcagtgacagtAGCAACAGCAGTGatagcagtgacagcagtgacagtAGTGATGGTGACAGTAAGTCAGACAGTAGTGACAGCAGTAATAGCAGTGACAGTAGTGAGAGCAGTGACAGTGAATCTGACAGTAGTGATGAGAGTGACAGCAAGAGCAAGCCTGGTAATGGCAACAACAGTGGAAGTGACAGTGATAGTGACAGTGAAGGCAGTGACAGTAATCACTCAACCAGTGATGATTAG